In Halobaculum limi, one DNA window encodes the following:
- a CDS encoding DUF7522 family protein: MQDREIPLDAANTDAIVTAARTGLGDDLRSVIGFTRDSFDVLYTRSDLYDETTDVRAVKRPLVELERVGFDEIPIRTSTGSGTTADAIGPYSFTVRFHERGFLARVIEDDVGVLLTTDELDVRAFEEAASAVRRLLRNA, encoded by the coding sequence ATGCAAGACCGTGAAATACCGCTCGACGCAGCCAACACCGACGCCATCGTGACCGCCGCCCGGACCGGACTGGGAGACGACCTTCGGAGCGTCATCGGCTTCACACGCGACTCCTTCGACGTGCTGTACACGCGTTCTGACCTCTACGACGAGACGACCGACGTCCGCGCTGTCAAGCGGCCGCTGGTCGAACTCGAACGGGTCGGATTCGACGAGATACCGATCCGCACGTCGACGGGGTCGGGAACGACCGCAGACGCCATCGGTCCGTACTCGTTCACAGTTCGGTTCCACGAGCGCGGGTTCCTCGCGCGTGTCATCGAAGACGACGTCGGCGTGTTACTCACGACGGACGAACTCGACGTACGGGCGTTCGAAGAGGCCGCTAGTGCGGTCCGACGACTTCTCCGCAACGCCTGA